A genomic window from Sphingobacterium spiritivorum includes:
- a CDS encoding response regulator transcription factor: MSTRNILVADSHPVARLGVSTLLEQFLTDIDIYIASSFEELQSMLFVVKYDLLIMEIELPNGNWVAIIDQILSVQKDLKIIILSKQDNKFLASASFMKKTFAYVSKDQSIEYIRNVIQTVLSGSKHFRKEKTSQQFTLKELNNETQTISVILSPREMEVSFLLLKGSSIKDIAKVLNLSKTAVSTYKIRLFKKLGVKNIAELYNLLNHKQLPSFNM, from the coding sequence ATGTCAACAAGGAATATATTAGTTGCAGATAGTCATCCGGTCGCAAGATTAGGTGTTTCTACATTGTTGGAACAATTTTTAACGGATATTGATATTTATATTGCAAGTAGTTTTGAGGAATTGCAATCTATGCTTTTCGTCGTTAAATATGACCTTCTTATTATGGAAATTGAGTTACCTAACGGGAACTGGGTTGCCATAATAGATCAGATTCTTAGTGTTCAGAAAGATCTAAAAATCATTATTCTCAGTAAACAAGATAATAAATTCCTTGCCTCTGCCAGCTTTATGAAAAAAACATTTGCATATGTATCCAAGGATCAATCTATAGAATATATTCGAAATGTAATACAGACCGTGTTATCAGGTTCCAAACACTTTCGTAAAGAAAAGACAAGTCAACAGTTTACATTAAAAGAATTGAATAACGAAACCCAAACCATTAGTGTTATACTTTCTCCACGGGAGATGGAAGTTTCATTTTTACTTTTAAAAGGATCAAGTATAAAAGATATAGCAAAAGTGCTAAATCTGAGTAAAACTGCTGTCAGCACTTATAAAATCAGGTTGTTTAAAAAACTTGGTGTCAAGAATATTGCGGAGCTTTATAATTTACTCAATCACAAACAATTGCCAAGTTTTAATATGTAA
- a CDS encoding HAD hydrolase-like protein, with the protein MAIKLVVFDMAGTTVRDKNYVGKSFTEAMRKQGYNVSVEDVNPIMGYKKPVAIRMMLEKYEQDGAKITDTLIDTIHEDFVALMLDFYHTSPDIQPLPGVEETFEQLRSSGIHIGLDTGFSKDIAQVIIDRLDWSDKIDVMVASDEVEAGRPYPYMIYRMMDKFGIHSAEEVAKVGDTEVDIHEGLQAGCKYVVGITTGSFSRSELEPYGPTHIIDHISDILPIIR; encoded by the coding sequence ATGGCAATTAAACTCGTTGTATTCGATATGGCCGGAACTACGGTCAGAGACAAAAATTATGTAGGAAAATCATTTACAGAGGCCATGCGTAAGCAGGGGTATAATGTAAGTGTAGAAGATGTAAACCCGATCATGGGTTATAAGAAACCTGTAGCCATACGTATGATGCTGGAAAAATATGAGCAGGATGGTGCTAAGATTACAGATACATTGATTGATACTATTCATGAAGATTTTGTGGCACTGATGTTAGATTTTTATCACACATCGCCTGATATCCAACCTTTGCCGGGTGTTGAAGAAACATTTGAGCAGCTACGCTCTTCCGGTATTCATATCGGACTGGATACCGGCTTTTCAAAAGATATAGCACAGGTTATCATCGACCGGTTGGATTGGAGTGATAAAATAGATGTCATGGTAGCCAGCGATGAGGTAGAAGCCGGACGTCCCTATCCTTATATGATCTACAGAATGATGGACAAATTTGGGATTCATTCTGCGGAAGAAGTGGCCAAAGTAGGAGATACTGAAGTCGATATTCATGAAGGACTGCAGGCGGGTTGTAAATATGTAGTCGGTATCACCACTGGCTCCTTCTCACGAAGTGAACTGGAACCGTACGGACCTACACATATCATCGATCATATCTCAGATATCTTACCTATTATCCGGTAA
- a CDS encoding DUF5690 family protein, with protein sequence MKLLTLFRTKAANWNYITVSVFAALAAFSCYTSMYAFRKSFAAATFHEAEFLGLDYKVWLVVVQMLGYMCSKFYGIRFISESKGKNRAKYLLTLIGISWLGLLGFALMPAPYNIVCLAINGFPLGMIWGLVFSYLEGRKSTEFMGAVMSVSLIFASGFVKTVGRTLMELFSINEFWMPFCTGLVFLLPFLISVFCLEMIPVPTAEDERLRTRREPMNAQQRRKFLMVFLPGIIITIVIYVMLTALRDIRDNFEVEIWQMIHVQDNHIYAKVDGLISLAVLILISLLILVRDNLKAFQLIHLLIVCGFVIAGLSTYLFDRQYIGGVAWMSAVGLGLYMAYIPYNAIFFERMIANFHVKGNIGFIMYLADSIGYLGSLSILVIKEFSPVEISWAMYFSQLVYVMAIIGACCTVASWMYFVNKTKSKKNIFIQTQDLNVNEHFNRSVVSTKF encoded by the coding sequence ATGAAACTGCTCACGCTCTTCCGAACCAAGGCAGCAAACTGGAATTATATTACAGTATCTGTTTTTGCAGCTCTGGCAGCTTTTAGCTGTTATACCAGTATGTACGCTTTCCGGAAATCTTTTGCAGCAGCCACATTTCACGAAGCTGAATTTCTGGGACTGGACTACAAAGTCTGGCTCGTTGTCGTACAGATGCTGGGCTATATGTGCAGTAAGTTTTATGGTATACGGTTTATTTCTGAATCTAAAGGTAAAAACAGAGCAAAGTATCTCTTGACTTTGATCGGTATCTCCTGGTTGGGACTGTTAGGATTTGCACTTATGCCTGCACCGTATAATATCGTCTGTCTGGCTATAAATGGTTTTCCGCTTGGCATGATCTGGGGATTAGTTTTCAGCTATCTGGAAGGGCGTAAAAGTACAGAATTTATGGGGGCTGTCATGTCGGTAAGTCTGATCTTTGCTTCGGGATTTGTCAAGACTGTAGGACGGACATTGATGGAGTTATTTTCGATCAATGAGTTCTGGATGCCATTCTGTACAGGGTTGGTGTTTCTGTTACCTTTTCTGATCAGTGTGTTTTGTCTGGAAATGATTCCTGTACCTACAGCTGAAGATGAGCGGTTGAGAACCAGAAGAGAGCCTATGAATGCACAACAACGGAGAAAATTTCTTATGGTGTTTCTGCCGGGTATCATTATCACAATTGTAATCTATGTGATGCTGACAGCTTTGCGGGATATCCGGGATAATTTTGAAGTTGAAATCTGGCAGATGATCCATGTTCAGGACAATCATATCTATGCTAAAGTCGATGGATTGATTTCTCTGGCTGTGCTGATATTAATCAGTCTGCTGATATTGGTAAGAGATAATCTCAAAGCTTTTCAACTGATCCATCTGCTGATTGTATGCGGGTTTGTGATTGCCGGATTGTCAACATATCTTTTTGACAGACAGTATATCGGTGGCGTAGCCTGGATGAGTGCAGTAGGTCTGGGATTGTATATGGCATATATCCCGTATAACGCTATTTTCTTTGAGCGTATGATAGCCAATTTTCATGTTAAAGGAAATATCGGATTTATAATGTACCTGGCAGATTCTATAGGTTATCTTGGCAGTCTGTCTATCCTTGTCATCAAAGAATTCAGTCCTGTCGAAATTAGCTGGGCCATGTATTTTAGTCAGTTGGTATACGTGATGGCCATTATCGGCGCCTGTTGTACCGTAGCTTCATGGATGTATTTCGTCAATAAAACAAAGTCAAAAAAGAATATATTTATACAAACTCAGGATTTAAACGTGAATGAACACTTTAACCGAAGTGTCGTGTCTACTAAATTTTAA
- a CDS encoding TIGR03364 family FAD-dependent oxidoreductase, with the protein MEQQSYDLIVIGGGVLGTFHAYHALKLGKKVLQLEKDNFPVGSTVRNFGQVVPSGMSGKWFQYGVRGLDIYQEIQQEFDLSVRCNGSVYIASDDDEQTLLHELKNYYDTLGYTQQLLSKQEIVSKYPAIKDSYAKEALFFAQEVSVEPLVMIRRLQEYLQVKFKNYTLQFDAPVIDCAVKGATAEVVLTNGDKLRADKVILCCGYEFKLLFKELFESSGQIISKLQMMRTKPLKDIGLKGNILTGLTIRRYESFADNCPSFGKIPTPSHYDELKKYGIHILFKMAPDGSIIIGDSHEYANGSRFDDLGFSLDSYINELMLNEAERIVDFDVRQLASSWAGFYAQHADGILEYNIDERIHIRTCIGGKGMTASAGYAEASIADIYHI; encoded by the coding sequence ATGGAACAGCAATCTTATGATTTAATTGTTATTGGTGGGGGAGTCTTAGGTACTTTTCATGCTTATCATGCCTTGAAACTTGGAAAAAAAGTACTCCAATTGGAAAAAGACAATTTTCCGGTAGGCTCCACCGTACGCAATTTTGGTCAGGTAGTTCCTTCAGGAATGTCTGGTAAATGGTTTCAGTACGGAGTGAGAGGATTGGATATTTATCAGGAAATTCAGCAGGAATTCGATCTTTCTGTACGCTGTAACGGAAGTGTATATATTGCCTCTGATGATGATGAGCAGACCCTGTTGCATGAACTCAAAAATTACTACGATACACTGGGGTATACACAGCAATTATTAAGTAAGCAAGAGATAGTTAGTAAATATCCCGCTATAAAAGATTCGTATGCAAAAGAAGCATTGTTTTTTGCACAGGAGGTGAGTGTAGAACCATTGGTAATGATCCGCAGATTACAGGAATACCTTCAGGTGAAATTCAAAAATTATACACTGCAATTTGACGCACCCGTTATTGATTGTGCGGTGAAGGGCGCAACTGCGGAAGTCGTGTTAACGAACGGGGATAAACTGCGGGCAGATAAAGTGATTCTGTGCTGCGGATATGAATTTAAGCTCCTCTTTAAAGAATTATTTGAGAGCAGCGGGCAGATCATCAGTAAATTGCAAATGATGCGTACTAAACCCTTAAAAGATATCGGCCTAAAGGGAAATATTCTGACAGGCCTTACAATAAGAAGATATGAAAGTTTCGCAGATAATTGTCCGTCTTTTGGTAAAATACCTACACCCTCACATTATGATGAGCTAAAGAAGTATGGAATACATATCCTCTTCAAGATGGCTCCTGATGGAAGTATTATTATTGGCGATTCACATGAGTATGCCAACGGTTCGAGATTTGATGATCTGGGATTTTCTTTAGATTCTTATATTAATGAGTTAATGCTAAACGAAGCAGAGCGCATAGTAGATTTTGATGTCAGACAACTGGCCAGCAGCTGGGCAGGTTTTTATGCTCAGCATGCAGACGGTATTCTGGAATACAATATTGATGAACGTATTCATATACGTACTTGTATAGGAGGTAAAGGCATGACAGCAAGTGCAGGATATGCTGAAGCCAGCATTGCTGATATTTATCATATTTAA
- a CDS encoding beta-N-acetylhexosaminidase, whose protein sequence is MNKVCKVICLICILHFSFSLKAKAIDVIPRPASVSERQGEYLIKNNIGIYSNDNLNNEIAFIVEILKDEQGLKSSKVTSSKQAGIRLLIRKTLQQELGTEGYRLEADGEGILIEAPTSTGVFYGIQTLRQLIKKGTGFATLACISISDSPRFSWRSYMLDEGRAYKGKAVVKRLLEEMATLKMNVFHWHLTEDQGWRLAIEKYPNLTKIGGRRDSTQIGGWNSKLYDGKPIEGYYTRADIKEIVAYAKALHINIVPEIEMPGHASAAIASYPWLGVTKLPISVPTSFGVKYDVFDVTDPKVTGFLQDVLSEVITMFPSDVIHIGGDEVKYDQWNNSPEVQAYMKKHTLASPADLQISFTNGISNFLEKNNKRMMGWNDIMGAKLHDYNQDAAPVTGTLSKSAIIQFWKGNVDLMKEAARNGYDIVNSYHEATYLDYSNISLEKAYSFNPVPDGLDKQYHSKILGLGCQMWGEWISEVKDMYRQTFPRIAAYAEVGWTKVENKNYAKFEQALPYFYNRWSKKEIDFNK, encoded by the coding sequence ATGAATAAAGTTTGTAAAGTAATATGTCTTATATGCATCTTACATTTTTCATTTTCATTAAAAGCAAAGGCTATTGATGTGATTCCCCGGCCCGCTTCTGTTTCAGAGAGACAAGGCGAATACTTAATTAAAAATAATATCGGCATCTATTCGAATGATAACTTGAATAATGAGATCGCTTTCATTGTAGAAATTTTAAAAGATGAGCAAGGTTTGAAATCCTCAAAAGTAACATCTTCCAAGCAAGCCGGCATTCGTTTATTAATCAGAAAAACATTACAGCAAGAGCTCGGAACAGAGGGATATCGTTTGGAAGCTGATGGAGAAGGTATTCTGATTGAAGCACCGACTTCTACCGGTGTTTTTTATGGTATTCAAACGTTAAGGCAATTAATAAAAAAAGGAACAGGCTTTGCAACACTCGCATGTATAAGCATCAGTGATTCTCCACGATTTTCATGGCGTAGTTATATGTTGGATGAGGGAAGGGCTTACAAAGGCAAGGCTGTGGTAAAAAGACTGCTAGAGGAAATGGCAACTCTGAAAATGAATGTATTTCACTGGCATCTGACAGAAGATCAGGGCTGGCGGCTGGCGATTGAAAAATATCCCAACCTGACCAAAATAGGAGGGCGGCGGGATTCAACACAAATAGGTGGATGGAACAGTAAGTTGTATGATGGAAAACCAATAGAAGGGTACTATACACGTGCTGACATAAAAGAAATTGTAGCCTATGCCAAAGCGCTTCATATAAATATTGTACCGGAAATTGAAATGCCGGGACATGCCAGTGCTGCAATAGCTTCCTACCCGTGGCTTGGCGTTACCAAACTTCCTATAAGTGTACCTACAAGTTTTGGTGTGAAATATGATGTGTTTGATGTGACAGATCCAAAGGTAACTGGATTTCTTCAAGATGTATTGAGTGAAGTGATAACTATGTTTCCCTCAGATGTAATTCATATCGGAGGTGATGAGGTAAAATACGATCAATGGAACAATTCTCCGGAAGTTCAGGCTTACATGAAAAAACATACATTAGCTTCTCCAGCCGATCTTCAGATCTCATTCACAAATGGCATTTCTAATTTTTTGGAAAAAAATAATAAGCGGATGATGGGTTGGAATGACATAATGGGTGCTAAATTACATGACTATAACCAGGATGCAGCACCGGTAACGGGTACTCTTTCCAAATCTGCCATTATTCAGTTTTGGAAAGGTAATGTCGATCTGATGAAAGAAGCTGCACGCAACGGATATGATATTGTTAATTCCTATCATGAGGCCACCTATCTGGATTACAGTAATATTTCTCTTGAAAAAGCCTACAGCTTTAATCCTGTTCCTGATGGTCTGGATAAACAGTACCATTCTAAAATATTAGGACTGGGCTGTCAGATGTGGGGCGAATGGATATCTGAAGTGAAGGATATGTACAGACAGACATTTCCCCGCATTGCCGCCTATGCAGAGGTAGGATGGACTAAAGTGGAAAACAAGAATTATGCAAAATTTGAGCAAGCTTTACCCTATTTCTACAACAGGTGGAGTAAAAAGGAGATAGACTTTAATAAATAA
- a CDS encoding LytTR family DNA-binding domain-containing protein — MSNIESLKYLIKERDITLIISASDITHCVSMGAYTEVVRTNQKGYVIKKNIKTVLEELSHPYFMRVSRSLVVNIKYLKCIHNREKQLELESGIRLEFSIAAFKLTQEVEHIFKNSLKSYPLYVMDRNNSNE; from the coding sequence ATGAGTAATATAGAATCTTTAAAATACCTTATTAAAGAAAGGGATATAACACTTATTATCTCGGCTTCTGATATTACGCACTGTGTTTCTATGGGGGCGTATACTGAAGTAGTCAGAACGAATCAAAAGGGGTACGTTATAAAGAAAAATATTAAGACTGTCCTTGAAGAGTTGTCTCATCCTTACTTTATGAGAGTGAGCAGATCGCTTGTGGTCAATATTAAATATTTAAAGTGTATTCATAACAGAGAGAAACAATTAGAACTGGAAAGTGGTATCCGTCTGGAGTTTAGTATTGCAGCTTTTAAGTTAACTCAGGAAGTGGAACATATATTTAAAAATAGCTTAAAGTCTTATCCGTTATATGTAATGGATCGCAATAATTCAAATGAATAA
- a CDS encoding FecR family protein, with translation MLTKDQYIQLYEKYTNGNCSKEELQQLEAYKDDFQCVETPWDRDSMGESDEVRKRIYDKLFYKINESPISKQRSYSWLKWGAVAATLMVFMGLVWIIKRNQVVEPPEQSIIGNLIKPGSDKAILILEDGSQLDLEKIKSGAIHNNGKYIAEKIKGGQLAYKDEDVKTVSDVGYHILQTPKGGQFQLRLPDGTIAWLNASSSIKYPTAFVGAERRVEISGEVYFDVKKKNGKHFVVKTDDQEITVLGTRFNVFAYPEEPFVQTSLIEGKVQLNTKDHQLMLKPGLSSVYNKATEKVRTRSFDPDEVLAWQRGYFNFNAEHIESVMRKISRWYDVEIVYQGDMKGKFFSGTLSRSSNVQDLLDVMALTETVKFKIVERRIYVMDCIEPLNP, from the coding sequence ATGTTAACCAAAGACCAATACATACAATTATATGAAAAATATACAAATGGTAATTGCAGTAAAGAGGAGTTGCAACAATTGGAAGCCTACAAAGATGACTTTCAATGTGTAGAGACTCCATGGGATAGAGATTCCATGGGCGAATCTGATGAAGTGCGAAAGCGTATCTATGACAAGTTGTTTTACAAGATCAATGAAAGTCCTATTAGTAAACAGCGTAGTTATAGTTGGCTTAAATGGGGGGCAGTAGCAGCCACACTAATGGTTTTTATGGGATTAGTATGGATAATTAAGCGTAATCAAGTGGTAGAACCACCAGAACAATCCATAATCGGGAATCTCATAAAACCGGGAAGTGATAAAGCTATACTTATTTTAGAAGATGGAAGCCAGTTAGATCTCGAAAAGATAAAATCCGGTGCGATACATAACAATGGTAAATATATAGCTGAAAAGATCAAAGGAGGACAATTAGCATATAAGGATGAGGATGTAAAGACTGTTTCTGATGTGGGTTATCATATTTTACAAACCCCTAAAGGAGGACAGTTTCAACTTAGATTGCCTGATGGTACTATAGCCTGGCTCAACGCGTCCTCTTCAATTAAATATCCGACTGCCTTTGTTGGTGCAGAGCGTAGAGTAGAGATCAGCGGAGAGGTGTATTTTGATGTTAAAAAGAAAAATGGAAAACACTTTGTGGTGAAGACTGATGATCAGGAAATTACAGTATTAGGTACGCGGTTTAATGTTTTTGCATACCCTGAAGAGCCGTTTGTACAGACTTCACTGATAGAGGGTAAAGTTCAGTTGAACACTAAAGATCATCAGTTGATGCTTAAGCCAGGGTTGAGTTCGGTTTATAATAAAGCCACTGAAAAAGTAAGAACAAGAAGTTTTGATCCTGATGAAGTATTAGCCTGGCAAAGGGGATATTTTAATTTTAATGCGGAGCATATTGAAAGTGTAATGCGCAAAATTTCCCGTTGGTACGACGTAGAAATTGTGTACCAGGGAGATATGAAAGGGAAATTTTTTTCAGGGACGTTGTCACGGTCAAGCAATGTGCAAGATCTCCTGGATGTGATGGCTCTTACAGAGACTGTGAAATTTAAGATTGTAGAAAGGAGGATATACGTTATGGACTGTATAGAACCCCTAAATCCATAA
- a CDS encoding helix-turn-helix domain-containing protein codes for MGIMIYIVYTILMALCLLSLHLIYSLRERRAFDWVGAGFLVVAGIHVIHNSLFRSTYVDHVLMFKIAPFEFLYGPLLYLLCIISDTKRLSYWHLFHFVPFGLACLCYFIILFSAQKTFLNIFYDLHDYMVACSWLIYSIAIWVYMALYQDSKQYRSKGLYWIATAGGLSALTVLVIDVFNVDDESKMLLTNLSNLVMFGPVLITVSFLYLYYFKLLFLKASVKDKNPVDEEYLSYKSSSLNITQMEAYAMKITKYLNTEKYLDITLSLDILSRHTRIPKHHLSQVFTRYFKCNFTKHINMLRIDYACRILEQQDFAENVDNLVEKCGFKSKASFYRNFNLLKGCTPLEYRQSRIAYQSDSESKDRYIGKIELKIDS; via the coding sequence ATGGGCATCATGATTTATATTGTGTATACCATACTGATGGCACTGTGCCTGCTCTCCCTGCATCTCATCTACTCGTTGAGAGAACGCAGAGCATTTGATTGGGTAGGAGCGGGCTTTTTGGTGGTCGCAGGAATCCATGTAATACATAATTCCCTGTTCAGAAGTACATATGTGGATCATGTACTTATGTTTAAAATAGCTCCTTTTGAATTCTTGTACGGGCCGCTGTTATATCTGCTATGCATCATTTCGGATACAAAAAGATTATCCTACTGGCACCTTTTTCATTTTGTACCGTTCGGATTGGCCTGTCTTTGTTACTTTATAATTTTATTTTCAGCTCAAAAAACATTCCTGAATATATTTTACGATCTGCATGATTATATGGTAGCCTGTTCGTGGCTTATCTATTCGATTGCAATATGGGTGTATATGGCACTGTATCAGGACAGCAAGCAATATCGTTCAAAGGGATTGTACTGGATTGCTACTGCAGGAGGATTGTCAGCATTGACAGTGTTGGTGATAGATGTATTCAACGTAGATGACGAATCTAAAATGTTGCTTACAAATCTATCTAATCTGGTGATGTTTGGTCCTGTTCTTATCACCGTAAGTTTTCTGTATCTGTATTATTTCAAATTGCTTTTCCTGAAGGCCTCTGTTAAAGATAAAAATCCTGTAGATGAGGAATATCTGAGTTACAAAAGTTCCTCCCTGAACATTACACAGATGGAGGCCTATGCGATGAAGATCACGAAATATCTGAATACAGAAAAATATCTTGATATTACACTGAGTCTGGATATACTGTCCAGGCACACCCGTATTCCAAAACATCACCTTTCCCAGGTTTTTACCCGATATTTTAAATGTAATTTTACTAAACACATTAATATGCTCCGAATCGATTATGCATGCCGGATTCTTGAGCAACAGGATTTTGCAGAAAATGTGGATAATCTGGTTGAAAAATGTGGTTTCAAGTCAAAAGCTTCTTTTTACCGGAACTTTAATCTGCTAAAAGGCTGTACACCTTTGGAATATCGTCAATCCAGAATCGCCTATCAGTCTGATTCGGAGTCAAAAGATAGATATATAGGAAAGATTGAACTAAAAATAGATAGCTAA
- a CDS encoding RNA polymerase sigma-70 factor has product MQLNKKPSVNDKNKTDQELWLATQTQDCQSSFAMLFDKYWSLLFRTAFKYLKDKEQSEEITHDIFFNIWNKRHHLQITTFPAYLHAATRYHVYKYLRVKEKSLLNFTDDLSTVSKASNSNTAIDKLESEELDNTLRNILSKLPKRCQEIFIMSRFENLKNEEIASRLQISQRTVENQITIALRHIRQHLDKTIVILILLLY; this is encoded by the coding sequence ATGCAATTAAACAAAAAGCCATCGGTCAATGACAAGAATAAAACTGACCAGGAATTGTGGTTAGCAACCCAGACTCAGGATTGCCAGTCATCTTTTGCCATGCTTTTTGATAAATACTGGTCTTTACTATTTCGGACAGCTTTTAAGTATCTTAAAGACAAAGAACAAAGTGAAGAAATAACACATGATATTTTTTTTAATATCTGGAACAAACGTCATCATCTGCAGATTACAACGTTCCCGGCCTATCTGCATGCCGCAACCCGGTATCATGTATACAAATATCTGAGAGTTAAAGAGAAATCTCTATTAAACTTTACAGATGACCTGTCTACAGTCAGCAAGGCCTCCAATTCAAATACAGCAATTGATAAACTGGAATCTGAAGAACTGGATAATACATTGCGCAATATTTTGTCAAAACTTCCAAAGCGCTGTCAGGAGATATTTATTATGAGCCGATTTGAAAATCTGAAAAATGAAGAGATTGCGTCAAGATTACAAATCTCTCAAAGGACTGTAGAGAATCAGATCACAATAGCTTTGCGTCATATCAGACAACATTTAGATAAAACTATAGTAATATTGATTTTACTGCTCTATTAA
- a CDS encoding RNA polymerase sigma-70 factor — protein sequence MKSYHTLSDDELIVLTKADDQDAFSMFYNRHKLALYTHAYQKTGNLEQAKDLVQELFTNLWDRRYTLPHILNIQAYLHTTLRNRILDYIAHHKVESKYLDSLQEFISKGHCMTDQHIIEAELAAYIEQTVNALPPKMREVYTMSRYTPKSHREIADELGISEFTVKNHIKAALKIIREKLNRILTFLLFI from the coding sequence ATGAAATCGTATCATACTCTTTCAGATGACGAACTGATTGTATTGACAAAAGCAGATGATCAGGATGCCTTCTCTATGTTCTATAACCGACATAAATTGGCACTATATACCCATGCCTATCAAAAGACAGGGAATCTGGAACAAGCTAAAGATCTTGTTCAGGAATTGTTTACTAATTTATGGGATAGACGCTATACCTTACCACATATTCTAAATATTCAGGCCTATCTCCACACTACACTTCGCAACCGTATACTGGACTATATTGCACATCATAAAGTGGAAAGCAAATATCTTGATTCCCTGCAGGAATTTATAAGTAAAGGGCATTGTATGACAGATCAACATATTATTGAAGCAGAGCTTGCTGCATATATCGAACAAACTGTCAATGCATTACCACCCAAAATGCGGGAAGTATATACGATGAGCCGATATACGCCTAAAAGCCACCGAGAAATAGCAGATGAATTGGGAATTTCAGAATTTACAGTAAAAAATCACATCAAAGCAGCATTAAAGATCATTCGGGAAAAACTAAATCGTATCTTGACATTTCTGCTCTTTATCTGA
- a CDS encoding WG repeat-containing protein, translated as MLLFICCQFFNYGCSQEKKNDIGQIKAGLEEYIENSENMIDLAQLEFSIKPVQANSNKAFDENDEYNFTDQQTKYLSTNDFLAAVNKDFFLTTEVGKPKSFVSISLNLLDANELLGFGDNAEEGYSVAPQFKPGILHFWDGTSADANYKEDKNAEELAYNHFLIDASKPIRSVDFDVEFRHYTSTSYRLDSSHPKVKIGEDWIEMKSNADGEVKLSYPKSLSEKLSDVQGYYKNDRAFRRSGSSSYSISSAETIAWLKKTLPVYKQAIALIDQQKIKTDQEVDSFLKSKLPQKPAEDAQIEYAKYYFAGPVNYILVYVKNDKPQNITKKVNVKLLKEIEAIGKEGYFTAVDEAEQLKGIVDVKGNWIINPVYDDIKAMGEEKFSVREGRIGKPKKLDAKNKKFIDLLP; from the coding sequence TTGTTATTATTTATATGTTGCCAATTCTTTAATTACGGTTGTTCACAAGAAAAAAAGAACGACATTGGACAAATAAAAGCGGGGCTTGAAGAGTACATCGAGAATTCTGAAAACATGATCGATTTAGCGCAGCTGGAGTTTAGTATTAAACCCGTACAAGCTAATTCGAATAAAGCTTTTGATGAGAATGACGAGTATAATTTTACTGATCAGCAAACAAAATATCTTTCGACAAATGATTTCCTGGCGGCAGTAAATAAAGATTTTTTCCTGACTACGGAAGTCGGAAAGCCGAAGAGTTTTGTTTCCATTTCACTTAACTTATTAGACGCAAATGAATTACTAGGATTTGGAGATAATGCAGAGGAAGGTTATTCGGTGGCGCCTCAGTTTAAACCGGGTATATTGCATTTCTGGGATGGAACTTCAGCAGATGCCAACTATAAAGAGGATAAAAATGCAGAAGAACTGGCATATAACCATTTTCTGATAGATGCTTCCAAGCCTATACGCTCTGTTGATTTTGATGTTGAGTTCAGGCATTACACTTCGACTTCTTATCGCTTGGATAGTTCACATCCTAAAGTAAAAATCGGAGAAGATTGGATAGAAATGAAAAGCAATGCTGATGGCGAGGTTAAACTGAGCTATCCAAAATCTTTATCGGAAAAGCTGAGCGATGTACAGGGTTATTACAAAAACGACAGGGCCTTTAGAAGATCAGGAAGTAGCTCGTACAGTATTTCATCTGCAGAAACCATAGCATGGTTAAAAAAAACACTGCCTGTTTATAAACAAGCAATTGCATTAATTGATCAGCAAAAAATAAAAACAGATCAGGAAGTTGACAGCTTTTTAAAAAGTAAATTACCTCAAAAACCTGCTGAAGACGCTCAAATAGAGTACGCAAAATATTATTTTGCAGGGCCTGTAAATTATATATTGGTGTATGTAAAAAATGACAAACCGCAAAATATCACAAAAAAGGTTAACGTTAAATTGCTAAAGGAAATAGAAGCAATTGGCAAGGAGGGTTATTTTACAGCAGTTGATGAAGCTGAACAATTAAAAGGTATAGTTGATGTAAAAGGCAATTGGATTATCAATCCTGTTTACGACGACATTAAAGCGATGGGTGAAGAGAAATTCAGCGTAAGGGAAGGCCGGATTGGCAAACCGAAAAAATTAGATGCCAAGAACAAGAAATTTATTGATTTACTGCCTTAA